The DNA window CTCACCGGCACCGTCCTGGACGGCACCGAGGCGTACGGCAAGCACCTGCTGCACCACTACGCCGGCGAGCTGACCCTGCACGTGCACCTCGGGCTCTACGGAAAGTTCGCCGACGGGCCGGGGGAGCCGCCGGACCCGGTCGGCCAGGTGCGGCTGCGCCTGCACAGCGACCGCAACTGGCTGGAGCTGCGCGGCCCCACCGCCTGCGAGCTGCTCACCCCGCCCGAGGTGGCGGCGCTGCGCGGCCGGCTCGGCCCCGACCCGCTGCGCACCGACGCCGACCCGGACCGGGCGTACGCCCGGATCCGGCGCAGCCCCACCCCGCTCGCCGCGCTGCTGCTCGACCAGTCGGTGGTCGCCGGCACCGGGCTGATCTTCGTGACCGAGGCGCTGTTCCGGGCCGGGTTGCCGCCGCTGCTGCCCGGCCGGGAGCTGACCCCGGCCGGCTGGGCGGAGATCTGGGCCGACCTGGTCGCCCTGATGACCGTCGCGGTCGAGCGCGGCCGGATCGACACCGTCCGCGACGCGGACCTGCCCGAGGCGACCGGCCGGGCGCCGCGCGTCGACCGGCACGGCGGCGAGGTGTACGTCTACCGCCGCCCCGGTGCACCCTGCCACGTCTGCGGCAGTGAGGTGAGCCGGGGTGTGCTGGCCGGACGCAACCTCTACTGGTGTCCCACCTGCCAGGCCGGCTGAGTCACGCCTCGTCGAGCAGCCAGCGGGCCGTCGCGACGTTGCCGGGGAAGACCTGGTCGCCGCCGACGCTCCAGGCCAGCGTCTGCCCGATCGCCCAGCCGCGCACCCGCTCCCGGTCCAGGCCCAGTTCGGCGCTGAGCCGGTCGAGCCGGTGCCGCACCGCCGCCGGGGAGTGCCCCAACTCCGCACCGCGCACCAGCGGAACGACCGCGAACTCCCGCTCGCCGACCAGCGGCTTCGGGTCGATGACCAGCCACGGCTCACGGTCGGCCGCGAGCACGTTGCCGGCGTGCAGGTCCTGGTTGACCAGCACCTGCTCGCCCTGGCTCGGCACCAGGTCGGCGAGGAACCCGAGGGCGGCGTCGAGCAGCCGCCGCTCGTACGGGCGGTTGGCCCGCTGCCAGTTGCCCGGCATCCGCTCCGCCCAGCCGGCCGCCTCCTCGGCGAGCGGCGTGAACGGCGGGCCGGCCGGCACCCCGAGCCGGGGCAGCAGTCCGACCGCCGAGTCGAGCGCGGCGTCGGCCGGCAACGCGTGCAGCGGGGTACCCGGGTCGCAGCGTTCGACCAGCAGCGCGCGGTGCCCGGCGTCGTGGGCGAGCAACCGGATCGCGCCCCGACCGGCCCAGTGCGCCAGCGCGGTCGCCTCGTGGACGCTGTCGTCGTCCGGGTACTGCAGCTTCAGCACCGCCCGCGTCCCGTCCGGCAGCTTCGCCGGCAGGGCCAGCGAGGCGAACGCGTAGTCGAACGGCGGCCCGACGGCGGTCAACTCCCACCGCGCGACACACTCGGCCAGCCGGTCGGGCAGCTCCGCCAGCCACGCCCGCCCGCCCGGCGCCCGCTCGACCCACCGCAACCCGTCCGGAATTCGCATCCGCCCATCCTGCCCGAGCCCGCCACCCACTTTGGGTGCGGTTGTTGTTGCCCCGGCGACAACGACCGCACCCAAAAGATGTTCAGGGAACCCAGCCGGCGGCGGACAGGGCGGCGCGGAGCTGCGCGACCACGTCGGCCGGCCGGTGTCGCACGTCGAACGCGGTGAACCGCAGGATGCGATCGCCCACGATCCAGACCCGGTTCTGCCGGCGCAGGTCCGCGGCCCAGTGGCGGGCCTCCATGTGGTGCCCGCCGTCCACCTCCACGTGCCGCCGCCAGCGCCGCCAGTAGGCATCGAGGTAACGCTGCCGGCCGTCGGCGTCCCGTCGGCGTTCCTGACCGTCAGGGAGCGGCAGCCCATGGCGGCGGCAGAGCCGAAACAGGTCGATCTCGGACAGCGCCTCCGCACCACCGGCCACGTCCCCCAGCGTCTGCCGGATCAGGCGCCGCCGTCGGGCGCGGGGTAGCCGGTCCAGCACCGCGCCGAGCTCCGCCGGAGTCGCCCGTCGCTGCTGGCAGCCGGCCGCCACGATCATCTGCGCCTCGTCGTCGGTACGTGCCCAACCCGCCGCGTCCACCAGCGAACGCGCCATCCCGGTGCGGTCCGGTCGGCCCCGCTGGCGGTCGGCCGGGGCCAGATGACGGACCCGGTGGACCCGCACCGCGGGCAGACCCAGCGGCAGCCGGCGCAGTAGGTCGGGGGCGTGCCGTTCGTGCGGCAGTAGGACATCCACCACCTCGTGTTCCCAGTTCACGCGCAGCCCGCCGGCCCGAGCGGCGGCCAGCCCGGCGAGCACCGCGCCGTCGCCCGCCGCCAGCACCGCGACCCACCACTGCTGTTCCCTGGTGTACGGCCCGTCCGGCGCGGCTCGCAGAATGCCGCGGCACACCCGGTGCCAGCGGCCGCCGGCCACCAGGTGACGGACCCGGCCGGGGGTGAGCTCGGCTGTCGCCTGGGCCCAGGTGAGCACCCCGGCCTGCCCGAACAGCAACCATTCCAACCGCGACGCGTCGTTCCCGGGCATCCGCACCAGTCAAGTCCACAGTGCTCCGGCGTGAGACGTCCGCCCCGGGACGGCGGCTGGCGGGGCGTTAAGAAGGGGCCCCGCCTATGCGGAAAGCGTTAAGAGGGGGCCCCGCCTTACCTGCCGGTGCCGGCGAGGGCGTCGACGGCCTTGCGGGCGGCGATCAGCACCGGATCCCAGACCGGGGCGTACGGGGGCGCGTAACCCAGGTCGAGCGCGGTCATCTCGTCCACGGTCATGCCGTTCCACAGCGCCACGGCCAGCGCGTCGATCCGCTTGGCCGCCTCGGACCAGCCGACGATCTGCGCGCCCAGCAGCCGCCCGCTGGGCCGCTCGGCGATCAGTTTCACGGTCATCTGCCGGGCACCCGGGTAGTAACCGGCCCGGTTCGTCGACTCGGCGGTCACCGTGACGAACTCGAAGCCGGCCTCGGTGGCGTCGCGCTCCCGCAGCCCGGTGCGCCCCACCTCCAGCTCGCAGACCTTGGTGACGGCGGTGCCGACCACGCCGGGGAAGGTGGCGTAGCCGCCGCCGATGTTGATCCCGGCGACCCGGCCCTGCTTGTTGGCGTGCGTGCCGAGCGGGACGTGCACCGGCATGCCGCTGACCCGGTGCAACGACTCCACGCAGTCGCCGGCCGCCCACACCCCGGGCACCCCGGGCACCCGCATCCGGCGGTCCACCCGGATCCCGCCGGACGGCCCGAGCGGCAGGCCGGCGGCCTCGGCGAGCGCGGTGTTGGGGCGTACGCCGAGGCCCAGCACCACGACGTCGGCCGGGATCGGTCCCTCGTCGGTGACCACCGCGGCGATCCGGCCGTCGCGTTCGGTGAGGTCGGTGACCGTCATGCCGGTGCGGATGCTGATGCCGACCCCGCGCATCGCCTCGGCCACCAGCTCGCCCATGTCCGGGTCGACGGTGGCCATCGGCTGCGCGGCCTGCTCGACCAGTTGGACCGTGAGCCCGCGCTGCACCAGCGCCTCGGCCATCTCCACGCCGACATAGCCGCCGCCGACCACCACCGCGTGCCGGGGCCGGGGCTCGCGTTCCAGCCAGTCGAGCAGCGCGGCGCCGTCGTCGAGCGTCTGCACGCCGAACACGCCGGCCACCTCCGCGCGTGCCCACTCCGGCTGCACCGGGGTGGCGCCGGTGGCGTACACCAGGGTGTCGAAGCCGGCGCGGACCTCGCCGCCGCCGGCCAGGTCCCGGGCGACGACCTCGCGGCGGTCCAGGTCGATGGCGGTGACCTCGTGGCGGGTCCGGACGTCGATGTCGTACTCGTCGCGGAACGCGTCCGGGGTCCGGGCGACGAGCTGGTCGCGTTCCGGCACCAGGCCGCTGATCCAGTAGGGGATGCCGCACGCCGAGTAGGACGTGAAGTGCCCCCGCTCGAACGCGACGATCTCCAGCTCGGCCCGGCCCCGGCGCCGCCGTGCCTGGGAGGCCGCCGACATGCCGGCGGCGTCCCCGCCGATGACGATCATCCGCTCCGCCACGCCGCTCATCCTGTCACGCCGCCCGCTCGTCGCGGGGCGGCTCAGCCACGGGTCTGCCGGGCCACGTCGGCGACCACGTCGACCAGCTTGCCGGTGCGCTCGAACACCGCCCGCTGCCGCGCCGCGCCGCTGCCGTGCCGGCGCAGCCCGCCCAGCAGATCGGTCACCCGGTCGAGGTCGCCGTGCCGGTCCAGCTCCGGCCGGAGCCGCTCGACGAGCCGGTCCAGCAACTCCCAGGCCGGGCGCAGCTCGCCGTCGTGCAGGTCGACGCCCTGGCCCTCCAGCCCGTCGTGGGCGGCCCGCCAGTGCGCCGCGACCAGCAGGTGGTGGTCGGTGTTGACGGCCGGCCTTCCGGCAGCGATGTCGGTCAGCGCGGTCGCGACGAGCCCGCGCACCAGCGCGGCCACCAGCACCGCGTCGTCCACGGCCGGGCAGACGTCACCGATCCTGATCTCGACGGTCGGGTACTTGGCGGAGAGCCGGGCGTACCAGTAGAGCATTCCCTCGTCGAGCATCACGCCGCTGGCGATGAGCTGCCGGATCAGCCGCTGGTAGTGCTCGTGCGACTCCAGGTAGGGGGTGGGCGCGACGGACGGCCAGCGTTCCCACTCGATCGAGCGCCAGCTCGCGTAGCCGGTGTCCGCGCCCCGCGCGAACGGGGAGTTGACGGTGACCGCCTGGAGGATCGGCAGCCAGGGCCGGACGTGGTTGAGCACCTGCACGCCGGTGTCCGGGTCGGGCACGCCGACGTGCACGTGCATGCCGTTGTTGCCGGGGCCCGGCACCAGCAGCCGGAACCGCTCGATCATCCGGTCGAAGCGGGGCTTGTCCACCACCGGCGGGACCGGCCCGTCGATCGGGCCGGTGCCGATCGCCAGCAGCCGTACCCCGGCCCGTTCGGCCGCATCGGACAGCTCGGCGCGGAGCATGCCCAGCGAGTGCCGGATCGAGGACAGCTCCAGCCCCGGCGGGCTGCCGATCTCGATCTGGCTGGTCTGGAACTCGCGTTCCACCTGCCCCCGCAGCTCGGCCGGCACCTGCTCCATCACCAGTTCGACGGCGGGCACGGCGGTGCCGGTGTGCGGGTCGGCGAGCAGGAACTCCTCCTCGACGCCGACCGTCAGCAGGTCCGTCCCGCCCGGCGCGGCGTTCCGTTCCTGCTCCGCCACTGAGCCGCCCATGGTCACCACCGTCTCCTCCGGACCGGTCGCGGCACCGTGCCGCCTGGTCGACGCCCTGTTACCCACCGTGTCGGTGCCGGGAAACGCGCCGGACGGCGTGTCGGCCCGATTCGCCCGTCCGGGTCGCCGTCAGGACGCCCCCGAGGGCCGCCGCGCCACGGGAATCCGGGTCTACGATGAGCCGGCCCGGCGGGCCGCCGCCGGTGCCGGAGGAGGTCACGGTGGCATCCCACAGCACGTCGCGGACGGTGACGGGAATCCGCGCGCAGGTTCCGCGCGCCTTCGCGACCCTGCTCGCGGTGGTCGCGGCGGTCTGCGCGCTCGCGGCGCTGAGCAGCGCCGTGGCCGCCGACGTGCAACCGGTCCGCACCGCGATCGACGCGCTGCTGGTGCCGGCGCCGGCCAACCTGGCGTACGCGGTGTTCCTCGGCGTGCTGGCCGCCGCGGCCCGGCGGCGCAAGCGGCTGGCCTGGTGGGTGCTGCTGGTCTATTTCAGCCTCACGCTGGTGGTCGGGCTGACGGCCGGTGGCCTGCTGCTGACGGTGGGCGCCAACGAGCTGAACCACGCGGCCGGCCAGCGGCTCTTCGGCACCCTGGAGACGATCGGCGTCTGGGTCGGCATCGCGTTCGCCGCCGCCGCGGTGGCGCTGCTGGTCGCCGCCCGGCGGGAGTTCTACGCCCGGGTCCGGCCCGGCAGCACCTGGCGGGCGCTGGGCGTGCTCGCCGGCCTGGCCGCCGCCTTCGTCGGCCTGGGCTACCTGCTGCTCCTGGTCGAGCCGGGCAGCCTGCACACCTGGTCCGACCGGCTCGGCTACGCGGTGGAGAAGGTCTTCGGTGGGGCCGTCACGCTGGACCTGACCCGGCGCGGGCAGGCGCCCGGCTGGGTCAACCTGCTGCTCGGCGCGTTCGGCGCGACCGCGTTCCTGGCCGCCCTGTTCACCCTGGTCCGTTCGCAGCGGGCCAACGCGGTGCTGCACACCGGTGAGGAGGAGCGGATCCGGGAGCTGCTGGCCCGGCACGGCGAGCGGGACTCGCTCGGCTACTTCGCCACCCGGCGGGACAAGGCGGCCGTCTTCTCGGCCAGCGGCAAGGCCGCGCTCACCTACCGGGTGGTCAACGGCGTCAGCCTGGCCAGCGGTGACCCGGTCGGCGATCCGGAGGCGTGGGGCCCGGCCATCGAGGCGTGGTTGGAGCACTCCCGGGCGTACGCGTGGACGCCCGCGGTGCTGGGCGCCAGCGAGGCCGGCGCGCGGGCCTACCGCCGACACGGGCTCAAGGTGCTCCAGCTCGGCGACGAGGCGATCCTGCTGACCCGGGAGTTCGACCTGGACGGGCGGGACATGCGGCCGGTCCGCCAGGCGGTGCACCGGGTCGAGCGGGCCGGCTACACCGCGCTGGTCCGCCGGCACGCCGAGATCCCGCCGGAGGAGCTGGCCCAGGTGGCGGCGCTGGCCACCTCGTGGCGGGACACCGGGCACGAGCGCGGCTTCTCGATGGCGCTGGGCCGCCTCGGCGACCCGGCCGACGGCGACTGCGTGCTGGTCGAGGCGCACGACCGCGAGGGCCGGGTGCGCGGGCTGCTGTCGTTCAGCCCGTGGGGCACGCACGGGGTGTCGCTGGACCTGATGCGCCGGGACCGGACCGCCGACAACGGGGTGACCGAGTTCATGGTCGCCGCGTTGCTCGCCGCCGGCCCGCGGCTCGGCGTCGACCGGGTGTCGCTCAACTTCGCCGCGTTCCGCTCGGTGTTCGAGCAGGGTGCGCGGATCGGCGCCGGCCCGGTCATCCGCGCGTGGCGGCACACCCTGCTGTTCTTCTCCCGCTGGTGGCAACTGGAGTCGCTCTACCTCTCCAACGCCAAGTACCAGCCGCACTGGACGCCGCGTTACCTCTGCTTCGCCGAGCGCCGGGAGCTGGCCCGGGTCGGTCTCGCGGCGGCCGCCGCCGAGGGCTTCCTGGCGTTGCCCGGTGGCCGGCCCACCCCGCTGCACGGGGTGCCGCCGGCCGGCGGCGGGGTCGGCTACGTGCCGCCGGCCGCCGCCGCGGTCCGGGCCGTCCCGCCGGAGCCGCCCGCGCGCCGCCCGGAGCAGATCCGGGTACGACTGGCGAAGCTCGACCGGCTGCGGGCCGAGGGCGTCGACCCCTACCCGGTGGGCTACCCGCGCACGACGAGCTGCGCGGCGGTGCGCCAGCGGCACGCCGGGCTGGCCCCGGACACCGGCGCCGGCGAGACGGTGGCGGTGGCCGGCCGGGTGCTGCTGGTCCGCGACCACGGCCGGCTGCTCTTCGTGACCGTGCGCGACGGCAGCGGCGACCTCCAGCTCCTGCTGGAGCACGACCTGGACCGTTGGCGGTCGAGCGTCGACATCGGCGACCACGTGGGCGCGACCGGCGAGGTCTACGCGACGCGGCGCGGCGAGGTGTCGGTGCGGGTGGCGAGCTGGGAGCTGACCGCCAAGTGCCTGCGCCCGCTGCCGGACAAGCACCACGGGCTGGCCGACCCGGAGGCGCGGGTCCGGCAGCGCTACCTCGACCTGGCGCTGGACCCGGCGGCGCGGGAGATGCTGCGGGCGCGCGGCGCGACGCTGCACAGCCTGCGCGCCGGGCTGGCCGGGCGGGAGTTCCTGGAGGTGGAGACGCCGATCCTGCAACGGGTGCACGGCGGCGCGAACGCCCGCCCGTTCGTCACCCACATCAACGCGTACGACCTGCGGCTGAGTCTGCGCATCGCGCCGGAGCTGTATCTGAAGCGGCTCGCGGTGGGCGGCATCGAGCGGGTCTACGAGCTGGGCCGGGCGTTCCGCAACGAGGGCGTGGACGCCACCCACAACCCGGAGTTCACGGTGCTGGAGGCATACCAGGCGTACGCCGACTACCACGACATGCGCGAGCTGGCCCGGGAGCTGATCGTGGCGGCGGCCGGCGCGGTGCACGGCGAGCCGGTGGCCCGCCGGCCCGGCGGCGAGCTGGTCGACCTGGGTGGCGAGTGGCGGGCGGTCACGGTGCACCAGGCGGTCTCGGCCGCGCTGGGCGAGGAGCTCACCGCCGACACCGACCTGG is part of the Micromonospora sp. WMMD980 genome and encodes:
- a CDS encoding DNA-formamidopyrimidine glycosylase family protein translates to MPEGHSIHRLATRHAELFAGDKVHADSPQGRFAEGAARLTGTVLDGTEAYGKHLLHHYAGELTLHVHLGLYGKFADGPGEPPDPVGQVRLRLHSDRNWLELRGPTACELLTPPEVAALRGRLGPDPLRTDADPDRAYARIRRSPTPLAALLLDQSVVAGTGLIFVTEALFRAGLPPLLPGRELTPAGWAEIWADLVALMTVAVERGRIDTVRDADLPEATGRAPRVDRHGGEVYVYRRPGAPCHVCGSEVSRGVLAGRNLYWCPTCQAG
- a CDS encoding aminoglycoside phosphotransferase family protein; amino-acid sequence: MRIPDGLRWVERAPGGRAWLAELPDRLAECVARWELTAVGPPFDYAFASLALPAKLPDGTRAVLKLQYPDDDSVHEATALAHWAGRGAIRLLAHDAGHRALLVERCDPGTPLHALPADAALDSAVGLLPRLGVPAGPPFTPLAEEAAGWAERMPGNWQRANRPYERRLLDAALGFLADLVPSQGEQVLVNQDLHAGNVLAADREPWLVIDPKPLVGEREFAVVPLVRGAELGHSPAAVRHRLDRLSAELGLDRERVRGWAIGQTLAWSVGGDQVFPGNVATARWLLDEA
- a CDS encoding FAD-dependent oxidoreductase, coding for MAERMIVIGGDAAGMSAASQARRRRGRAELEIVAFERGHFTSYSACGIPYWISGLVPERDQLVARTPDAFRDEYDIDVRTRHEVTAIDLDRREVVARDLAGGGEVRAGFDTLVYATGATPVQPEWARAEVAGVFGVQTLDDGAALLDWLEREPRPRHAVVVGGGYVGVEMAEALVQRGLTVQLVEQAAQPMATVDPDMGELVAEAMRGVGISIRTGMTVTDLTERDGRIAAVVTDEGPIPADVVVLGLGVRPNTALAEAAGLPLGPSGGIRVDRRMRVPGVPGVWAAGDCVESLHRVSGMPVHVPLGTHANKQGRVAGINIGGGYATFPGVVGTAVTKVCELEVGRTGLRERDATEAGFEFVTVTAESTNRAGYYPGARQMTVKLIAERPSGRLLGAQIVGWSEAAKRIDALAVALWNGMTVDEMTALDLGYAPPYAPVWDPVLIAARKAVDALAGTGR
- a CDS encoding glutamate--cysteine ligase, giving the protein MVTMGGSVAEQERNAAPGGTDLLTVGVEEEFLLADPHTGTAVPAVELVMEQVPAELRGQVEREFQTSQIEIGSPPGLELSSIRHSLGMLRAELSDAAERAGVRLLAIGTGPIDGPVPPVVDKPRFDRMIERFRLLVPGPGNNGMHVHVGVPDPDTGVQVLNHVRPWLPILQAVTVNSPFARGADTGYASWRSIEWERWPSVAPTPYLESHEHYQRLIRQLIASGVMLDEGMLYWYARLSAKYPTVEIRIGDVCPAVDDAVLVAALVRGLVATALTDIAAGRPAVNTDHHLLVAAHWRAAHDGLEGQGVDLHDGELRPAWELLDRLVERLRPELDRHGDLDRVTDLLGGLRRHGSGAARQRAVFERTGKLVDVVADVARQTRG
- the lysX gene encoding bifunctional lysylphosphatidylglycerol synthetase/lysine--tRNA ligase LysX, which codes for MASHSTSRTVTGIRAQVPRAFATLLAVVAAVCALAALSSAVAADVQPVRTAIDALLVPAPANLAYAVFLGVLAAAARRRKRLAWWVLLVYFSLTLVVGLTAGGLLLTVGANELNHAAGQRLFGTLETIGVWVGIAFAAAAVALLVAARREFYARVRPGSTWRALGVLAGLAAAFVGLGYLLLLVEPGSLHTWSDRLGYAVEKVFGGAVTLDLTRRGQAPGWVNLLLGAFGATAFLAALFTLVRSQRANAVLHTGEEERIRELLARHGERDSLGYFATRRDKAAVFSASGKAALTYRVVNGVSLASGDPVGDPEAWGPAIEAWLEHSRAYAWTPAVLGASEAGARAYRRHGLKVLQLGDEAILLTREFDLDGRDMRPVRQAVHRVERAGYTALVRRHAEIPPEELAQVAALATSWRDTGHERGFSMALGRLGDPADGDCVLVEAHDREGRVRGLLSFSPWGTHGVSLDLMRRDRTADNGVTEFMVAALLAAGPRLGVDRVSLNFAAFRSVFEQGARIGAGPVIRAWRHTLLFFSRWWQLESLYLSNAKYQPHWTPRYLCFAERRELARVGLAAAAAEGFLALPGGRPTPLHGVPPAGGGVGYVPPAAAAVRAVPPEPPARRPEQIRVRLAKLDRLRAEGVDPYPVGYPRTTSCAAVRQRHAGLAPDTGAGETVAVAGRVLLVRDHGRLLFVTVRDGSGDLQLLLEHDLDRWRSSVDIGDHVGATGEVYATRRGEVSVRVASWELTAKCLRPLPDKHHGLADPEARVRQRYLDLALDPAAREMLRARGATLHSLRAGLAGREFLEVETPILQRVHGGANARPFVTHINAYDLRLSLRIAPELYLKRLAVGGIERVYELGRAFRNEGVDATHNPEFTVLEAYQAYADYHDMRELARELIVAAAGAVHGEPVARRPGGELVDLGGEWRAVTVHQAVSAALGEELTADTDLATLRKHCDAAGVPYDPRWTAGAVLLELYERLVEARTEAPTFYLDFPTEVSPLTRQHRRDPLLAERWDLVAYGMELGTAYTELVDPTEQRRRLTAQSLQAAGGDAEAMELDEDFLTALEYAMPPTGGLGLGVDRLVMLLTGRSIRETLPFPLVRESS